AAGCAAGTTACGAGTGAGGCCGGTAAGAAGGAGGGATACAGTACCAACTTGAATTTATCACCgttcacaaatatttttatgtccATGTCGTGACGGCAATGTATGGTTGACACAGTTTTAAGACACTTTATAGCACGTGTTTTATTATACAGTTCCTACTCTTATATCTGTTCAACTGGACTGCAGCTGTTAAATTTGTCTCAAAACTTTGAGACACCAGCAGATATATGAACGCCACATCCTCAGCAGCTATTCTGGTGTTCCTGCTTTTGTGAAACAGTCAAGATAAGTACTCACTCCATGTGAAAGCAGTCATGAGCAATCTAAAatcaaaatgcaatattttacaCACACTGTCATCGTGTACTTGGCTTCTGATTTTGCTGTCTCTCTTGCCATGTGTAGTATCCAAATGTACGGATACCAGTTCAGTGAAGTTTCCATATAGACCAAAACCTGGACTTCAGTCTCCAAAGAAACTGTGGTGGGCTAAGCCACTGACAGAGGATCTGTTTGTGGCCGGACGACTGACAGATAGGCAGATAAAGTACGCAGGAGAGGCTGGCTTCAACAGTATTGTGTCTCTCTTCACCTATGAGGATGATGAGCTGGGAGATTTTGGAGGGGAACATGTTCCAGCAACAAATGAGGCCAAGTTTATTGCCGAAGACTTGGCAGGATTGCAGTATGTGTCACTGTTAGGGCAAATGGATGACTGGGCAAGTGTTGAGGCAGTGCAAAAATTATCTGATGTGATGCCAAGGCTGAAACACCCTGTGTTGCTGCATTGTAACCGTGGTTACACCATAACTTTTGTGACAATGATGTACTTAGCAAATCTTACACGTCACGATCCTGAATTTATGCCTGTTGTCACTAGTCAGCTTTTTTATGAAACAGTAGCTAAAATGGGACTTGATTTTACTATGGACTTTACTAAAGAAACTGTCGCTGAAATAACAGGTGAAGAACTTGTTCCTAATCCGCCACTTCCAGATGCATATCCAGAGGAGTGGCTAGATTATTGGCCTGCTATTCCCGTGTACAAAAATTGGTTTATTGCTGGACAAATCAACAGGTACCACCTCTCTGTATTAGAAGCAACAGGCTTTAAATCTGTCATCAATATGCGAAAAGGGTTGACCACGGATGGAAAACCATCGCAGGAAATTGTGACCTTGCTGAACATTAACGATAAAACTGGTACATATGAAAATGGTGGACGACAGCTCAAGAAAAATTTACTCACTGCACGTATTAATAAATACAAACCACCATA
Above is a window of Liolophura sinensis isolate JHLJ2023 chromosome 7, CUHK_Ljap_v2, whole genome shotgun sequence DNA encoding:
- the LOC135471166 gene encoding uncharacterized protein LOC135471166; protein product: MSNLKSKCNILHTLSSCTWLLILLSLLPCVVSKCTDTSSVKFPYRPKPGLQSPKKLWWAKPLTEDLFVAGRLTDRQIKYAGEAGFNSIVSLFTYEDDELGDFGGEHVPATNEAKFIAEDLAGLQYVSLLGQMDDWASVEAVQKLSDVMPRLKHPVLLHCNRGYTITFVTMMYLANLTRHDPEFMPVVTSQLFYETVAKMGLDFTMDFTKETVAEITGEELVPNPPLPDAYPEEWLDYWPAIPVYKNWFIAGQINRYHLSVLEATGFKSVINMRKGLTTDGKPSQEIVTLLNINDKTGTYENGGRQLKKNLLTARINKYKPPYYLHHKSQVNFETRNPDEFGDDIGYNEDLERQAVENTTLLYHHMSVDPNAEYGDELFGEHKEALMEVGKMGPVLLHCASATRVAYVGVLAAAYQYGKDLDWALNRLKELGRDANKDNLPDVYYMFKAWLNPQKKIEL